A genomic segment from Spinacia oleracea cultivar Varoflay chromosome 3, BTI_SOV_V1, whole genome shotgun sequence encodes:
- the LOC110787351 gene encoding uncharacterized protein: protein MGRLGTKRYPNGMKLGGPMYFSPMNMMVGSNFGFEAQKAQFCSRSSVCAPEGFRVLQMGLEHSSLTTQCNHTQEIQNPSCWKVIHRVLPTKINLRKRGVAVDDKCPLCDNAAESEEHLFRLYPIAQMVWRASNLGIFSEAQHTVHMSEWIIIFLNYFYNQDGKDNTRIVQLISIMWAIWLHRNEILFRGVSVNPNNILDLAQSHVQRWNRMKEVKEALISQQSQSQKPDSRGQVTMWRTGTCHTRDFFSIVVDAAWNRKKKVKNKQWEASIGWAEDVNQVAICSGAKRIFAQDALQAECYAILEGIKMASEISQNVVVKTDCKQAVEALINVQKAPSNIITLVEDIQLEARKLDYLVCMKVSRDVVAKAHTLAQQERKGFSG from the exons atggGCCGTTTGGGGACCAAACGATATCCAAATGGGATGAAACTTGGGGGTCCCATGTATTTTAGCCCAATGAATATGATGGTTGGGTCAAATTTTGGGTTTGAGGCTCAGAAGGCCCAGTTTTGCAGCAGGTCATCCGTTTGTGCACCGGAAGGTTTTAGAGTGCTCCAAATGGGTCTTGAGCATTCTAGCTTG ACAACACAATGTAATCATACTCAAGAAATACAAAACCCTTCCTGCTGGAAGGTTATTCATCGAGTGTTACCCACAAAAATCAACCTGAGAAAAAGAGGGGTAGCAGTTGATGATAAATGTCCACTTTGCGATAATGCAGCAGAATCTGAAGAACACCTCTTTAGACTTTACCCCATAGCTCAAATGGTGTGGAGAGCAAGCAACCTGGGTATCTTCTCAGAGGCCCAACACACAGTACACATGAGTGAGTGGATCATTATCTTCCTCAATTACTTCTACAATCAAGATGGAAAAGACAACACACGAATAGTCCAGTTAATATCAATTATGTGGGCAATATGGCTACATAGAAATGAAATCCTTTTTAGGGGCGTGAGTGTAAACCCGAATAATATTCTGGACCTTGCACAGTCACACGTCCAACGGTGGAATCGGATGAAAGAGGTGAAAGAGGCCCTCATCTCCCAACAATCGCAATCTCAGAAGCCCGACTCAAGAGGTCAAGTCACCATGTGGAGAACAGGTACATGCCACACTCGGGATTTTTTTTCAATTGTGGTTGATGCGGCTTGGAATAGGAAGAAGAAGGTGAAAAACAAACAGTGGGAAGCTTCCATAGGATGGGCGGAGGACGTGAATCAAGTGGCCATATGCTCAGGTGCGAAGCGAATTTTTGCTCAAGATGCTCTACAGGCAGAGTGTTACGCAATCTTGGAAGGTATCAAGATGGCTAGTGAAATCTCACAAAACGTGGTAGTCAAAACTGACTGCAAACAAGCAGTGGAGGCTTTGATCAATGTTCAGAAAGCACCTTCCAATATTATCACCTTAGTAGAAGACATTCAGTTAGAAGCTAGAAAGTTGGATTATCTTGTATGCATGAAAGTAAGTAGAGATGTAGTGGCTAAAGCCCATACTCTTGCTCAACAAGAGAGAAAAGGCTTTAGTGGGTAA